The genomic DNA AAGCTCATGATGAGCGTGCCCGCAGGGACAATGCGTTCACGGAACACATTCTCAAACGCAAGTGCGGAGACAGACTCAGCCGTCTCGGTGATGATGCCGTATTGCTCCATGTCGGAAATTGCCACCCATGGCACCTGACGCTCACCTTTTGCCCAATACGCGGGGTTTGCCCGCGCGGGCGTGCGGCCCGTCGTATAACTGGCTACCTGACTGAAAGGTTCCACAGTCCAGCCTTCCGGTAGCTCATTCATTTGCGCACCCCAGAAAGCAGTTGATAGAGCACCTTGTTCACTTCGGATGCTTTCGCATCTAGCTCAGCCAATTCAGCAATTAGATGCGACATGTCCCGATGCGAAGCATCGTCGCTTTGCCCTGCCCAACGGCTCGGACTCAGGTTGTAATCCGCCTCCTGAGCTTGCTGTTTTGTGATGACAGCCACCTCACCCTCGACCGGCTCGCATTTGAGGTACATCGCGGCGAGCGGCCGGATGTCTTCCTCGGGCAGGTAGTTCTTCGGCTTGCCCTTTTGGAAGTGGCGGCTGGCGTTGAGCAGGACGATCTTGCCTTTGCGAGTGGCAGGCTTGCGCTTGTTCAGCACCACGATCACGCCCGCCGCCGTGGTGTTGTAGAAGAGGTTTTCGGGCAGCAGGATCACGCCGTCGATCAAGTCCTGATCGACAAACCACTTGCGGATGTTGCGCTCCTTGTCCTCGTTCTTGGAGCCTGAGCCGCGCGTCACCGCGCCGGTGTCGAGCACCACGGCGGCACGACCGTGGTCATCCAGGCATGCCAGCGTGTGCTGCAGCCACGCCCAGTCCCCCTTGCCGGTGGTGATGCCGCCCGCCGTGCGGAAACGGTCGAACGGATCGTTGGCGAACAGATCGGCCGCAAACGGCTGATTCCACATCGGGTTGGCCACCACGATGTCGTGCCCGCGAATCTTGCCGCTGGCCTCGCGGAATTTCGGGTTGATCATGGTGTCGCCCCGAGCCAGCTCCACCTCCATGTCGTGGATGATGGCGTTCATCTGCGCCACGGCGTAACTCTCGGCCTGTAGCTCCTGGCCCGAAAGCTTGAGCGGCACGCGGCTGGTGGGGTCGAGTTCGCGGGCAACGAGCTGGAGCTTGATCAGCAGCCCCGCCGAGCCGCAGGCGTAGTCGTGGCAGGTCTCACCGGGCTTGGGCCGCAGGATGTGCGCCATCAAGAAGCCGACCTCAGTCGGCGTGAAGAACTCGCCCGCACTCTGACCGGAGCCTTCGGCGAACTTGCGCAGCAGGTATTCGTAGGCGCGGCCAAGGAAGTCGGGCTGCACGTCGGCGAGGCCAAGGCGGTAACGCGGGTCAGAGAAGGTTTCGACCACGCCGCGCAGCTTGGCCGGGTTGATGTCGCGCTCGCCATTGCGCTCGGCGGCGAAGTCCACCACGTCGATCACGCCGGAGAGCGTCGGGTTCTGCTTGACCACGGCGCGCACGGCCTTGGTCAGGTGCTCGC from Alkalidesulfovibrio alkalitolerans DSM 16529 includes the following:
- a CDS encoding N-6 DNA methylase, whose product is MTKQNDFPAILRAIRAALNLTQEQLAERLGVSFATVNRWEGGGNKPQRAAQETILALAREAGVEGAESPPPAEAAAQVTRRRTGRVAAAPTTKPMEQMLWDAACSIRGEKDAAKFKDYLLPLLFLKRLSDVFDDEIERLAEEYGDRATALEIAESDHSLLRFYLPPEARWAVISGRESFDWPLDDRGRPTAPRDIGEHLTKAVRAVVKQNPTLSGVIDVVDFAAERNGERDINPAKLRGVVETFSDPRYRLGLADVQPDFLGRAYEYLLRKFAEGSGQSAGEFFTPTEVGFLMAHILRPKPGETCHDYACGSAGLLIKLQLVARELDPTSRVPLKLSGQELQAESYAVAQMNAIIHDMEVELARGDTMINPKFREASGKIRGHDIVVANPMWNQPFAADLFANDPFDRFRTAGGITTGKGDWAWLQHTLACLDDHGRAAVVLDTGAVTRGSGSKNEDKERNIRKWFVDQDLIDGVILLPENLFYNTTAAGVIVVLNKRKPATRKGKIVLLNASRHFQKGKPKNYLPEEDIRPLAAMYLKCEPVEGEVAVITKQQAQEADYNLSPSRWAGQSDDASHRDMSHLIAELAELDAKASEVNKVLYQLLSGVRK